The Prevotella melaninogenica genome window below encodes:
- the era gene encoding GTPase Era codes for MHKAGFVNIVGNPNVGKSTLMNQLVGEKLSIATFKAQTTRHRIMGIVNTEDTQIVFSDTPGVLKPNYKMQEMMLQFSESALADADILLYVTDVVEDPEKNMDFLEKVSKMSIPVILLINKIDESDQKTLGNLVTKWHGLLPNAEILPISAKNKFGVDILLRRVHELLPESPAFFDKDQLTDKPAKFFVSEIIREKILRYYDKEIPYSVEVVIERFKEDDRQIHISAIIYVERSSQKGIIIGHQGMALKKVSTEARKSLERFFDKKIFLETFVKVDKDWRNSQKELKHFGYSPE; via the coding sequence ATGCATAAAGCTGGATTTGTAAATATCGTTGGTAATCCGAATGTCGGAAAGAGTACGCTGATGAATCAACTCGTCGGTGAGAAGCTCAGTATTGCCACGTTTAAGGCACAGACAACGCGCCATCGTATTATGGGAATTGTTAACACAGAGGACACCCAGATAGTATTTTCAGACACACCAGGTGTGCTGAAACCAAACTATAAGATGCAGGAGATGATGCTCCAGTTCTCTGAGTCAGCTTTGGCAGATGCCGATATCTTACTTTATGTAACAGACGTTGTTGAAGATCCAGAGAAGAATATGGACTTCTTGGAGAAGGTTTCTAAGATGTCAATTCCTGTCATCCTTCTTATTAATAAGATTGATGAGAGCGATCAGAAGACACTTGGTAATCTTGTAACAAAGTGGCATGGATTGTTGCCTAATGCAGAGATACTCCCTATTTCTGCTAAGAATAAGTTTGGCGTAGATATTCTTTTGAGGCGTGTTCACGAACTGTTACCAGAGAGTCCGGCATTCTTTGATAAAGACCAGTTGACAGATAAGCCAGCAAAGTTCTTCGTATCAGAGATTATTCGTGAGAAGATTCTGCGCTATTATGATAAGGAAATCCCTTATTCTGTTGAGGTTGTTATTGAACGTTTCAAGGAAGATGACCGCCAGATTCACATCAGTGCTATCATTTATGTGGAACGTAGCAGCCAGAAAGGAATTATTATTGGCCATCAGGGTATGGCACTTAAGAAGGTGTCTACCGAAGCACGTAAGAGCTTGGAACGTTTCTTCGATAAGAAGATATTCCTTGAGACTTTCGTGAAAGTGGATAAGGACTGGCGCAACTCACAGAAAGAATTGAAACACTTTGGCTATAGTCCAGAGTAA
- the der gene encoding ribosome biogenesis GTPase Der encodes MANLVAIVGRPNVGKSTLFNRLTQTRHAIVSDTAGTTRDRQYGKCQWNGREFSIVDTGGWVVKSDDIFEDAIRKQVLVATEEADLVLFVVDTETGITDWDEDVALILRRTKLPVLLVANKVDNSGEYYQAAEFYKLGLGEPICISAATGGGTGDLLDILLENLKDVPEEAVDQDIPRFAVVGRPNAGKSSIINAFIGEDRNIVTEIAGTTRDSIYTRYTKFGFDFYLVDTAGIRRKNKVSEDLEFYSVMRSIRSIENSEVCILMLDATRGIEAQDMNIFQLIQRNNKSLVVVVNKWDLVEDKNQKVIDTFENAIRKRMAPFVDFPIIFASALTKQRIFKVLETAKEVYQNRTMHIGTTKLNEVMLPIIEATPPQSVKGKYIKIKYCSQLPNTQIPSFVFYANLPQYVKEQYRRFLENKIRENWNLHGCPINIFIRQK; translated from the coding sequence ATGGCAAATTTAGTAGCTATTGTGGGACGTCCAAACGTAGGTAAGTCCACACTTTTCAATCGATTAACTCAGACACGTCATGCGATTGTGAGCGATACTGCTGGTACAACACGCGACCGTCAGTATGGTAAGTGTCAGTGGAACGGACGCGAATTTTCTATTGTTGACACTGGTGGATGGGTTGTTAAATCAGACGATATTTTTGAAGATGCAATTCGCAAGCAGGTGCTTGTGGCAACGGAAGAAGCTGATCTCGTCCTCTTTGTTGTTGATACTGAAACGGGTATCACCGACTGGGATGAGGATGTAGCATTGATTCTTCGTCGCACTAAGCTCCCTGTACTCCTTGTTGCGAATAAGGTTGACAACAGCGGTGAGTATTATCAGGCAGCCGAGTTTTATAAACTCGGTTTGGGAGAGCCTATCTGTATTAGTGCTGCTACAGGTGGCGGAACAGGTGATTTGCTTGATATTCTGCTTGAGAACTTGAAGGATGTACCAGAGGAAGCAGTTGATCAGGATATCCCTCGTTTTGCTGTCGTAGGTCGTCCTAATGCTGGTAAGTCAAGTATTATCAATGCCTTCATTGGTGAGGATCGTAATATTGTGACCGAGATTGCTGGTACAACGCGCGATAGTATCTATACTCGCTATACGAAGTTTGGTTTTGATTTCTATCTTGTTGATACTGCCGGTATCCGTCGTAAGAACAAGGTGAGCGAAGACTTGGAGTTCTATAGCGTTATGCGTTCTATCCGAAGCATTGAGAACTCTGAAGTTTGTATTCTGATGTTGGATGCAACACGTGGTATCGAGGCGCAGGATATGAATATCTTCCAGCTCATACAGCGTAATAACAAGAGTCTTGTTGTCGTTGTGAATAAGTGGGATTTGGTTGAAGACAAGAACCAGAAGGTTATTGATACCTTTGAGAATGCTATTCGTAAGCGTATGGCTCCATTCGTTGACTTCCCAATCATCTTTGCTTCAGCACTGACAAAGCAGCGTATCTTTAAGGTTTTGGAAACAGCGAAAGAGGTATATCAGAACCGCACAATGCATATCGGTACAACGAAGTTGAATGAGGTGATGCTTCCTATCATTGAGGCAACGCCACCACAGTCAGTGAAGGGTAAGTACATCAAGATTAAGTATTGCTCACAGCTTCCAAACACACAGATTCCTTCTTTCGTGTTCTATGCGAACCTGCCACAGTATGTTAAGGAGCAGTATCGTCGTTTCTTGGAGAACAAGATACGTGAGAACTGGAACCTGCATGGCTGTCCAATCAATATATTCATTCGTCAGAAGTAG